The following coding sequences are from one Streptomyces angustmyceticus window:
- a CDS encoding DUF3492 domain-containing protein — MRIGLLTEGGYPYAPGEAHAWCDRLVRGLTGHDFEVYALSAEPRPEALHRPELPGHVRAVHTAALGGDAPDARRRTGEPRRGRTPGRRERRRFAESFGALVAAFATVPVGGGPTGGAYQEGAPADAPPAAPDGSPVSSPTSKADRFASGLYGLAELAREHRGLPALLRSEDAVRLLEAACHGPHALPAAHGAQVGDLLAVTAGLARALRPLSLDWYGDGPAPGLAGVDLCHATSGGAAALPGLLARHYFGTPLLVTEYGVRLREHYLARAASPSRAPVRALLAAFQGALAAETYAQAALITPGNTHARRWQERCGADRARLRTVYPGMDAAPFAAVADAAADGSKTLVWVGDIEPAKDLIALLHAFAEVRRAEPAATLRIIGGPGRDPQAPGYLAHCRALAAQLFPDEAADVRTVGESPVSFEEIGSPEVPALEDAYASGAVVVLSSVIEGFPRSLVEAMFCGRATVSTDAGAVCEIIGGTGLVVPPRNPRALAESCTALLGDPDRRARLGAAARARALELFTVEQNVAAFRGIYLELISHAPARPAARRGRGGAPQPFARPAESHVPGRWAATGATARAAVSAGRTPSWAVPTVPAQERSAVPPAETGGCAESGATAVREVRRPVRQGGFAVEPTGVTGAKEAGQW, encoded by the coding sequence GTGCGGATTGGACTGCTCACCGAAGGCGGTTATCCGTATGCGCCCGGTGAGGCGCACGCCTGGTGCGACCGGCTCGTGCGCGGGCTCACCGGCCATGACTTCGAGGTCTACGCCCTGAGCGCCGAGCCACGCCCGGAAGCGCTCCACCGGCCCGAACTCCCGGGCCACGTACGGGCGGTGCACACCGCGGCCCTGGGGGGCGACGCTCCCGACGCGCGCCGCCGGACCGGCGAACCGCGCCGGGGACGCACCCCCGGGCGCCGCGAACGCCGCCGCTTCGCCGAGAGCTTCGGCGCGCTCGTGGCGGCCTTCGCCACGGTGCCCGTGGGGGGCGGGCCGACCGGGGGCGCGTATCAGGAGGGCGCGCCGGCGGATGCCCCCCCGGCGGCCCCGGACGGCTCCCCGGTTTCCTCGCCGACCAGTAAGGCGGACCGTTTCGCCAGCGGTCTGTACGGGCTCGCCGAACTCGCCCGCGAGCACCGGGGACTGCCCGCGCTGCTGCGCTCCGAGGACGCCGTACGCCTCCTGGAGGCCGCCTGCCACGGCCCCCACGCGCTGCCCGCCGCCCACGGCGCGCAGGTCGGTGATCTGCTGGCCGTCACCGCCGGGCTCGCCCGCGCGCTGCGGCCGCTGTCCCTGGACTGGTACGGCGACGGGCCGGCCCCCGGGCTCGCCGGGGTGGACCTGTGCCACGCCACCTCCGGCGGCGCGGCCGCCCTCCCCGGGCTGCTGGCCCGGCACTACTTCGGCACCCCGCTCCTGGTCACCGAGTACGGCGTACGGCTGCGCGAGCACTATCTCGCGCGCGCTGCCTCGCCGTCGCGTGCGCCGGTGCGCGCGCTGCTCGCGGCCTTCCAGGGCGCGCTGGCCGCCGAGACCTACGCGCAGGCCGCCCTGATCACCCCCGGCAACACCCACGCCCGGCGCTGGCAGGAGCGCTGCGGCGCCGACCGCGCCCGGCTGCGCACGGTCTACCCGGGCATGGACGCCGCCCCCTTCGCCGCCGTCGCGGACGCCGCGGCCGACGGCTCCAAGACGCTGGTGTGGGTCGGCGACATCGAGCCCGCCAAGGACCTCATCGCGCTGCTGCACGCCTTCGCCGAGGTCCGCCGGGCCGAGCCGGCGGCCACCCTGCGGATCATCGGCGGCCCCGGCCGCGACCCGCAGGCGCCCGGATACCTCGCGCACTGCCGGGCGCTGGCCGCCCAGCTCTTCCCCGACGAGGCGGCCGACGTCCGCACCGTCGGCGAGAGCCCGGTCAGTTTCGAGGAGATCGGCAGCCCCGAGGTGCCGGCCCTGGAGGACGCCTACGCCTCCGGCGCCGTGGTGGTGCTCTCCAGCGTCATCGAGGGCTTTCCGCGCTCCCTGGTGGAGGCGATGTTCTGCGGCCGCGCCACGGTGTCGACCGACGCCGGCGCCGTCTGCGAGATCATCGGCGGCACCGGGCTGGTCGTCCCGCCGCGCAATCCCCGCGCCCTCGCCGAGTCCTGCACCGCGCTGCTCGGCGACCCGGACCGCCGGGCCCGGCTGGGCGCGGCGGCCCGGGCGCGGGCGCTGGAGCTGTTCACCGTCGAGCAGAACGTCGCGGCATTTCGTGGCATCTACCTGGAACTGATCTCCCACGCCCCGGCCCGGCCGGCCGCCCGGCGCGGGCGCGGGGGCGCGCCGCAGCCCTTCGCCCGCCCCGCCGAGTCCCATGTCCCCGGCCGCTGGGCCGCGACCGGCGCCACCGCGCGGGCCGCCGTGTCCGCCGGCCGCACGCCGAGCTGGGCGGTTCCCACGGTCCCCGCACAGGAGCGGAGCGCCGTGCCGCCGGCCGAGACCGGAGGCTGCGCGGAGAGCGGGGCGACCGCTGTCCGAGAGGTGAGACGTCCGGTGAGACAGGGCGGGTTCGCCGTCGAGCCGACGGGCGTGACCGGAGCGAAGGAGGCAGGGCAGTGGTGA
- a CDS encoding DUF3152 domain-containing protein, with the protein MRGGHPEQHEPGGGWGAFPTTPTAPAAAGRGAPRIPRPRAEMPGEAPPLAPPGSGPGPRRDYVAAFDAGAFPDGRGGDADADDDVFRAGAPRTAAPAAGPYAPGTGGAPAGGRFTGRSVVFDRDEADGPERLAGSGADAGEAGDENGHDPDGGFAVEEGRHGSKKGGMGRTFTGAAAAAVTTVLAVVIAGQVAEQHKDGGDPQPRSGNDRTDGADDAASRSRARPTQDAKPASYDEQMTQVFPLDAHMTASGKFRPTGGDAKAPGHGKVVRYRVDIEEGLPLDGKLFADAVHKTLNDDRSWAHGGQRTFQRVGSGRADFVITLASPGTTAAWCAKSGLDTGEENVSCDSAATDRVMINAYRWAQGARTYGHDKMHAYRQMLINHEVGHRLGHNHEICSRQGALAPVMMQQTKFLTTDGVTCRPNSWPFPTQR; encoded by the coding sequence GTGCGCGGCGGACACCCCGAACAGCACGAGCCGGGAGGCGGCTGGGGCGCGTTCCCCACGACGCCCACCGCCCCGGCCGCCGCAGGCCGGGGCGCGCCGCGGATCCCGCGCCCGCGCGCGGAGATGCCCGGCGAGGCACCTCCCCTCGCCCCGCCCGGCAGCGGGCCGGGACCCCGGCGCGACTACGTGGCCGCCTTCGACGCCGGGGCGTTCCCGGACGGCCGGGGCGGCGACGCCGATGCCGACGACGATGTGTTCCGGGCCGGTGCGCCCCGTACGGCTGCCCCGGCGGCCGGTCCGTACGCGCCCGGTACCGGTGGCGCGCCCGCCGGCGGACGCTTCACCGGCCGGTCGGTGGTCTTCGACCGCGACGAGGCCGACGGGCCGGAGCGGCTTGCCGGGTCCGGCGCGGACGCCGGCGAGGCGGGCGACGAGAACGGCCACGACCCGGACGGCGGCTTCGCCGTCGAGGAGGGGCGGCACGGCAGCAAGAAGGGCGGCATGGGCCGGACGTTCACCGGCGCGGCGGCCGCGGCGGTGACCACCGTCCTCGCCGTCGTCATCGCGGGCCAGGTCGCCGAGCAGCACAAGGACGGCGGCGACCCGCAGCCCCGCAGCGGCAACGACCGTACCGACGGGGCCGACGACGCGGCCTCCCGGTCGCGCGCCAGGCCCACCCAGGACGCCAAGCCCGCCAGTTACGACGAGCAGATGACGCAGGTCTTCCCGCTGGACGCGCACATGACGGCCAGCGGGAAGTTCCGGCCGACCGGCGGCGACGCCAAGGCGCCCGGACACGGCAAGGTGGTGCGCTACCGCGTCGACATCGAGGAGGGACTCCCGCTGGACGGCAAGCTGTTCGCCGACGCGGTGCACAAGACCCTCAACGACGACCGCAGTTGGGCGCACGGCGGGCAGCGGACCTTCCAGCGCGTGGGGTCCGGCCGCGCCGACTTCGTGATCACGCTGGCGAGCCCGGGGACCACGGCGGCGTGGTGCGCCAAGTCCGGCCTCGACACCGGCGAGGAGAACGTCTCCTGCGACTCGGCGGCCACCGACCGGGTGATGATCAACGCCTACCGCTGGGCGCAGGGCGCCCGGACCTACGGCCACGACAAGATGCACGCCTACCGGCAGATGCTGATCAACCACGAGGTCGGCCACCGCCTCGGGCACAACCACGAGATCTGCTCGCGGCAGGGCGCCCTGGCCCCGGTGATGATGCAGCAGACCAAGTTCCTGACGACGGACGGCGTGACCTGCCGGCCCAACTCCTGGCCGTTCCCCACTCAGCGCTGA
- a CDS encoding alpha/beta fold hydrolase, giving the protein MSSTESPDTATAALPVPPAGPGRHGGEETVRTVTLPGLTLTVRAPSGRPAHGGDGPDAGDGGEVPAREPALYVHGLGGSSQNWSDLMPLLADRLDGEAIDLPGFGHSPPPADGNYSVSAQARAVIRHLDAAGRGPVHLIGNSMGGAASTRVAAERPDLVRTLTLISPALPELRPQLTAVPTALLAVPGVAGLFGRLTHDWTPERRTREVLALCYGDPGRVSPEGFNAAVDEYARRLELPYFWEVMERSARGLVNAYTLGGQHNLWRQAERVLAPTLLVYGGRDRLVSYRMARRAAAAFRGSRLLTLPEAGHVAMMEYPETVARAVRELLDSEVIDVTADAGRS; this is encoded by the coding sequence ATGTCTTCGACCGAGTCGCCGGACACCGCGACCGCCGCCCTCCCGGTGCCACCGGCCGGCCCCGGCCGGCACGGCGGGGAGGAGACGGTGCGCACCGTGACCCTGCCGGGCCTGACGCTGACCGTACGGGCACCGTCCGGACGGCCGGCGCACGGCGGCGACGGACCGGACGCCGGCGACGGCGGCGAGGTGCCCGCCCGTGAGCCCGCGCTCTACGTCCACGGCCTCGGCGGCTCCTCGCAGAACTGGTCGGACCTGATGCCGCTGCTCGCCGACCGGCTGGACGGCGAGGCGATCGACCTGCCCGGCTTCGGGCACTCGCCGCCGCCCGCCGACGGCAACTACTCCGTCTCCGCGCAGGCCCGCGCGGTCATCCGCCACCTCGACGCGGCCGGGCGCGGCCCCGTCCACCTCATCGGCAACTCCATGGGCGGCGCCGCCTCGACCCGGGTGGCGGCGGAGCGCCCCGACCTCGTGCGCACCCTGACGCTGATCTCCCCGGCGCTGCCCGAGCTGCGGCCGCAGCTGACCGCGGTGCCCACCGCGCTGCTCGCCGTCCCCGGTGTCGCCGGGCTCTTCGGCCGGCTCACCCATGACTGGACGCCCGAGCGCCGCACCCGCGAGGTACTGGCGCTCTGTTACGGCGATCCCGGCCGGGTCAGCCCGGAAGGGTTCAACGCCGCGGTCGACGAATACGCCCGGCGCCTGGAACTCCCCTACTTCTGGGAGGTCATGGAGCGTTCGGCGCGCGGCCTGGTGAACGCCTATACGCTCGGCGGCCAGCATAATTTGTGGCGTCAGGCAGAGAGAGTGCTCGCTCCGACCCTTCTCGTCTACGGTGGGCGCGACCGCCTGGTCTCCTACCGGATGGCGCGGCGGGCGGCCGCGGCGTTCCGCGGTTCGCGACTGCTGACGCTGCCGGAGGCGGGTCATGTGGCGATGATGGAGTACCCCGAGACAGTGGCGCGCGCCGTCCGCGAGCTGCTCGACAGTGAAGTGATCGATGTGACCGCTGATGCGGGCAGGAGCTGA
- a CDS encoding TetR/AcrR family transcriptional regulator, translating to MSAIEQTEAARPRGTRLPRRARRNQLLGAAQEVFVAQGYHAAAMDDIAERAGVSKPVLYQHFPGKLDLYLALLDQHCEALLQSVRSALASTTDNKQRVAATMDAYFAYVEDPGGAFRLVFESDLTNEPAVRERVDKVSLECAEAISAVIAEDTGLSRDESMLLAVGLGGVSQVVARYWLSSESKVPRDTAVQLLTSLAWKGIAGFPLHGSDTH from the coding sequence GTGAGCGCCATCGAGCAGACCGAGGCGGCGCGCCCGCGGGGCACACGCCTGCCACGACGGGCCCGTCGCAATCAGCTTCTGGGCGCCGCCCAGGAGGTCTTCGTCGCACAGGGCTACCACGCGGCCGCGATGGACGACATCGCCGAGCGGGCGGGCGTCAGCAAGCCCGTGCTCTACCAGCACTTCCCGGGCAAGCTGGACCTCTACCTCGCCCTGCTGGACCAGCACTGCGAGGCCCTGCTGCAGTCGGTGCGCTCGGCGCTGGCGTCGACGACCGACAACAAGCAGCGGGTCGCGGCGACGATGGACGCCTACTTCGCGTACGTGGAGGACCCGGGCGGCGCCTTCCGGCTGGTGTTCGAGTCGGACCTCACCAACGAGCCGGCGGTGCGCGAGCGCGTCGACAAGGTGTCGCTGGAGTGCGCCGAGGCCATAAGCGCGGTGATCGCCGAGGACACCGGCCTGTCGCGGGACGAGTCGATGCTGCTCGCCGTGGGCCTGGGCGGCGTCTCCCAGGTGGTGGCGCGGTACTGGCTGTCCTCGGAGAGCAAGGTCCCGCGCGACACCGCGGTACAGCTGCTGACCTCGCTCGCGTGGAAGGGCATCGCGGGCTTCCCCCTGCACGGCAGCGACACGCACTGA
- a CDS encoding DUF3107 domain-containing protein, with protein MEVKIGVQHAPREIVLESGQSAEEVESAVSDALAGKSQLLSLVDDHGRKVLVPADRLAYVEIGEPTARKVGFGAL; from the coding sequence GTGGAGGTCAAGATCGGCGTGCAGCACGCACCCCGCGAGATCGTTCTGGAGAGCGGGCAGTCCGCCGAAGAGGTCGAGAGCGCGGTGTCCGACGCGCTGGCCGGCAAGTCTCAGCTGCTGAGCCTGGTGGACGACCACGGTCGCAAGGTTCTGGTCCCGGCGGACCGGCTGGCGTACGTGGAGATCGGCGAGCCGACCGCCCGCAAGGTCGGTTTCGGCGCGCTCTGA
- a CDS encoding ferritin-like fold-containing protein, protein MGTPDNAAADAHTPTGIAAQDWAQASADPQYRAAVIDLLGALAYGELSAFERLAEDAKLAPTMDDKAELAKMASAEFHHFERLRARLAQIEAEPNEAMEPFAAALDEFHRQTAPSDWLEGLVKAYVGDSIASDFYREVAARLDSDTRGLVLAVLDDTGHATFAVEKVRAAIEAEPRVGGRLALWARRLMGEALSQAQRVVADRDALSTMLVGGVADGFDLAEVGRMFSRITEAHTKRMAALGLAA, encoded by the coding sequence ATGGGAACGCCTGACAACGCCGCGGCTGACGCGCACACACCGACCGGGATCGCCGCCCAGGACTGGGCGCAGGCATCCGCCGACCCGCAGTACCGAGCCGCCGTGATCGACCTGCTCGGCGCGCTCGCCTACGGCGAGCTGTCCGCCTTCGAGCGCCTGGCCGAGGACGCCAAGCTCGCGCCGACGATGGACGACAAGGCCGAGCTGGCCAAGATGGCCTCGGCCGAGTTCCACCACTTCGAGCGGCTGCGGGCGCGGCTCGCGCAGATCGAGGCGGAGCCGAACGAGGCGATGGAGCCCTTCGCCGCGGCCCTGGACGAGTTCCACCGCCAGACCGCGCCGTCCGACTGGCTGGAGGGCCTGGTCAAGGCCTACGTCGGCGACTCGATCGCGAGTGACTTCTACCGCGAGGTCGCGGCCCGCCTGGACTCCGACACCCGCGGCCTGGTGCTGGCCGTGCTCGACGACACCGGGCACGCCACCTTCGCCGTGGAGAAGGTCCGCGCGGCCATCGAGGCCGAGCCGCGGGTCGGCGGGCGCCTCGCGCTGTGGGCGCGCCGGCTGATGGGCGAGGCGCTCTCGCAGGCGCAGCGGGTGGTCGCGGACCGTGACGCGCTCTCCACGATGCTGGTCGGCGGCGTGGCCGACGGCTTCGACCTGGCCGAGGTGGGCCGGATGTTCTCCCGGATCACCGAGGCGCACACCAAGCGGATGGCGGCGCTGGGCCTCGCGGCCTGA
- a CDS encoding DEAD/DEAH box helicase, with product MVPPHRPHQAGPVRTPYEGAVRPPSPPHAASHRRGKILSTFRDLGIFPETAEALEAVGIISPFPIQELTLPVALSGNDVIGQAKTGTGKTLGFGLPLLERVTVPADVEAGRAKPEQLTEAPQALVVVPTRELCQQVTNDLLTAGKVRNVRVLAIYGGRAYEPQVEALKKGVDVVVGTPGRLLDLAGQKKLNLSQVKSLVLDEADEMLDLGFLPDVEKIIQLLPVKRQTMLFSATMPGQVISLARRYMSQPTHIRATAPDDEGQTVRNTAQHVFRAHSMDKPEMVARILQAEGRGLAMVFCRTKRTAADIADQLARRGFASGAVHGDLGQGAREQALRAFRNGKVDVLVCTDVAARGIDVEGVTHVINYQSPEEEKTYLHRIGRTGRAGAKGTAITLVDWDDIPRWKLINKALDLPFDEPEETYSTSPHLYEQLNIPAGTKGVLPRAERTRAGLAAEEVEDLGETGGRGRGPRKGAVVEEERPQRTRTPRQRRRTRGGTPLDGQAATEAPSAEAPSAGAPAAEGAESAGPRQPRRRRRTRGTQPSSGAAAAVTTPAAVTAPVAEAAPAAVATEAPAEPARPRRRRTRIARPEDTGTFQTVETAAHALRAEAAAEAAAVTEAPAVPRRRTRAAAKAAAETAPATVTETVAEAAVEAPAKPKRTRKAAAKPAAEAVDTAEAAVEAPAKPKRTRKAAAKPAAESAVDTAEAAEAAPAKPKRTRKTAAAAKATADAPAAEDAPAKPKRTRKAAAKPAAEAADAAEAKPVRRRTRAKAPAAEATPES from the coding sequence GTGGTCCCGCCCCACCGGCCGCATCAGGCCGGCCCCGTACGAACCCCGTACGAAGGTGCGGTACGACCCCCTTCGCCGCCTCACGCCGCGTCTCACAGAAGAGGCAAGATTCTGTCTACGTTTCGAGACCTCGGGATTTTCCCCGAGACGGCCGAGGCCCTGGAGGCCGTCGGCATCATCTCCCCCTTTCCCATCCAGGAGCTGACGCTCCCCGTCGCCCTCTCCGGCAACGACGTCATCGGCCAGGCCAAGACCGGCACGGGCAAGACCCTGGGCTTCGGCCTGCCGCTCCTGGAGCGCGTCACGGTCCCCGCCGACGTCGAGGCGGGCCGGGCCAAGCCCGAGCAGCTCACCGAGGCGCCGCAGGCCCTGGTGGTCGTGCCCACCCGTGAGCTGTGCCAGCAGGTCACCAACGACCTGCTCACCGCCGGCAAGGTGCGCAATGTCCGCGTGCTGGCGATCTACGGCGGCCGTGCCTACGAGCCGCAGGTCGAGGCGCTGAAGAAGGGCGTCGACGTCGTCGTCGGCACCCCGGGCCGCCTCCTCGACCTGGCGGGCCAGAAGAAGCTGAACCTCTCCCAGGTCAAGAGCCTGGTGCTGGACGAGGCCGACGAGATGCTCGACCTGGGCTTCCTGCCCGACGTCGAGAAGATCATCCAGCTGCTGCCGGTCAAGCGCCAGACGATGCTGTTCTCCGCGACCATGCCCGGCCAGGTCATCTCCCTGGCCCGCCGCTACATGTCGCAGCCCACGCACATCCGCGCCACCGCGCCGGACGACGAGGGCCAGACCGTCCGCAACACCGCCCAGCACGTCTTCCGCGCCCACTCCATGGACAAGCCGGAAATGGTCGCCCGCATCCTGCAGGCCGAGGGCCGGGGCCTGGCGATGGTGTTCTGCCGTACGAAGCGGACCGCCGCCGACATCGCCGACCAGCTCGCGCGCCGCGGCTTCGCCTCCGGCGCGGTGCACGGCGACCTCGGCCAGGGCGCCCGCGAGCAGGCGCTGCGCGCCTTCCGCAACGGCAAGGTCGATGTCCTGGTCTGCACCGACGTCGCCGCCCGCGGTATCGACGTCGAGGGCGTGACGCACGTCATCAACTACCAGTCGCCCGAGGAAGAGAAGACCTACCTGCACCGCATCGGCCGCACCGGCCGGGCGGGCGCCAAGGGCACCGCGATCACCCTCGTCGACTGGGACGACATCCCGCGCTGGAAGCTGATCAACAAGGCGCTGGACCTGCCGTTCGACGAGCCGGAGGAGACCTACTCCACCTCGCCGCACCTCTACGAGCAGCTGAACATCCCCGCGGGCACCAAGGGCGTGCTGCCGCGCGCCGAGCGGACCCGGGCCGGGCTGGCGGCGGAAGAGGTCGAGGATTTGGGCGAGACCGGCGGCCGCGGCCGCGGCCCCCGTAAGGGCGCCGTCGTCGAGGAGGAGCGCCCCCAGCGCACCCGTACGCCGCGGCAGCGCCGCCGTACCCGTGGCGGCACGCCGCTGGACGGGCAGGCCGCCACCGAGGCTCCGTCGGCCGAGGCACCGTCGGCCGGGGCGCCTGCCGCCGAGGGCGCGGAGAGCGCCGGGCCGCGTCAGCCGCGCCGGCGTCGCCGGACCCGCGGCACGCAGCCGTCGTCCGGTGCGGCCGCCGCTGTGACCACTCCCGCCGCCGTGACGGCTCCCGTCGCCGAGGCCGCGCCCGCCGCAGTGGCGACCGAGGCTCCGGCCGAGCCCGCCAGGCCGCGCCGCCGCCGTACCCGGATCGCCCGCCCCGAGGACACCGGGACCTTCCAGACCGTCGAGACCGCGGCGCACGCCCTCCGGGCGGAGGCCGCCGCCGAGGCCGCGGCCGTCACCGAGGCGCCCGCCGTGCCGCGCCGCCGGACCCGTGCCGCCGCCAAGGCCGCCGCGGAGACGGCACCGGCCACGGTGACGGAGACCGTCGCGGAGGCCGCGGTGGAGGCACCGGCCAAGCCGAAGCGGACCCGCAAGGCCGCGGCGAAGCCGGCCGCGGAGGCCGTGGACACCGCCGAGGCCGCCGTGGAGGCGCCCGCCAAGCCCAAGCGCACCCGCAAGGCCGCCGCCAAGCCGGCCGCCGAGAGCGCCGTGGACACCGCCGAGGCCGCCGAGGCGGCTCCGGCCAAGCCCAAGCGCACCCGCAAGACCGCGGCCGCCGCGAAGGCCACGGCGGACGCACCCGCCGCCGAGGACGCCCCGGCCAAGCCGAAGCGGACCCGCAAGGCCGCGGCGAAGCCCGCCGCGGAGGCGGCGGACGCCGCCGAGGCCAAGCCGGTGCGCCGCCGCACCCGCGCCAAGGCCCCCGCCGCGGAGGCGACGCCGGAGAGCTGA
- a CDS encoding alpha/beta fold hydrolase codes for MSRPPSLTLPPCARAYRLDTERGAFAVQDARPEAAPIGTALLVPGFTGSKEDFIALLAPLAAAGFRAVAVDGRGQHETPGPRDERAYAQRELALDVLAQARALREPDSGPVHLLGHSLGGLVTRAAVLLDAAPFRSLTVLSSGPAAIEASQQARVRMLIEALGTLDMEGVWRAMRELDPPEAADAATPPEIGAFLHRRWLNTVPEQLIATGRQMLEEPDRVAELAGTGLATHVVSGAVDYAWPVPSMDAMAERLSARRTVIEGAEHSPNAERPEKTAEALAGFWSGVG; via the coding sequence ATGAGCAGGCCGCCCTCCCTCACACTGCCGCCGTGCGCCCGTGCGTACCGACTCGACACCGAGCGCGGCGCGTTCGCCGTCCAGGACGCCCGGCCCGAGGCCGCGCCGATCGGGACCGCCCTGCTGGTGCCCGGATTCACCGGCAGCAAGGAGGACTTCATCGCCCTGCTGGCCCCGCTGGCCGCGGCCGGTTTCCGGGCGGTCGCGGTGGACGGGCGGGGGCAGCACGAGACCCCCGGGCCCCGCGACGAACGTGCCTACGCGCAAAGGGAGTTGGCGCTCGACGTGCTGGCCCAGGCGCGGGCCCTGCGGGAGCCGGACAGCGGCCCCGTGCATCTGCTGGGGCACTCGCTGGGCGGGTTGGTCACCCGCGCCGCCGTGCTGCTCGACGCGGCCCCGTTCCGCTCGCTGACCGTGCTCAGCTCCGGTCCGGCCGCCATCGAGGCGTCCCAGCAGGCCCGGGTGCGGATGCTGATCGAGGCGCTCGGCACGCTCGACATGGAGGGCGTGTGGCGGGCGATGCGCGAACTGGACCCGCCGGAGGCGGCGGACGCGGCGACGCCGCCGGAGATCGGCGCGTTCCTGCACCGCCGCTGGCTGAACACCGTCCCCGAGCAGCTGATCGCGACCGGCCGTCAGATGCTGGAGGAGCCCGACCGGGTGGCGGAGCTGGCCGGTACGGGGCTCGCCACACATGTGGTCTCCGGCGCGGTCGACTACGCCTGGCCGGTGCCGTCGATGGACGCGATGGCCGAGCGGCTGTCCGCCCGGCGCACCGTCATCGAGGGCGCGGAGCACTCCCCCAACGCCGAACGCCCGGAGAAGACGGCCGAGGCGCTCGCCGGGTTCTGGAGCGGCGTGGGCTGA
- a CDS encoding SRPBCC family protein, giving the protein MTENPPTPPGGAEDGPHGIALNRTFDARRELVFEAWTRPEHFAYWFGGELEVPVDRVTMDARPGGVWSLVMRTPDGGELPFSGVYREVSAPERLEFTVRDAAAPGGSEGEIVRVTLTEAGDGTEMAFRQLGGNLTSEQYRQAEAGWGSFFDRLTELLARA; this is encoded by the coding sequence ATGACCGAGAATCCGCCGACTCCCCCGGGCGGCGCCGAGGACGGCCCGCACGGCATCGCGCTCAACCGGACCTTCGACGCCCGCCGTGAGCTGGTCTTCGAGGCGTGGACGAGACCGGAGCACTTCGCGTACTGGTTCGGCGGGGAGCTGGAGGTGCCGGTCGACCGGGTGACGATGGACGCCCGGCCGGGCGGGGTGTGGAGCCTGGTCATGCGCACCCCGGACGGCGGCGAGCTGCCGTTCTCCGGTGTCTACCGCGAGGTGAGCGCCCCGGAGCGGCTGGAGTTCACCGTCCGGGACGCGGCCGCTCCGGGCGGCAGCGAGGGCGAGATCGTCCGGGTCACCCTGACCGAGGCCGGCGACGGTACGGAGATGGCTTTCCGCCAGCTCGGCGGCAATCTCACCTCGGAGCAGTACCGCCAGGCGGAGGCGGGCTGGGGGAGCTTCTTCGACCGTCTCACGGAGCTGCTGGCGCGGGCCTGA
- a CDS encoding NYN domain-containing protein, which translates to MNDVQPTGPTDLTALAAGIERTNELLTRVLAEVATTPSTHAAFVDAGYVYAAAGRLVTGTEDRKAFDLDAEGLIEAFIDKARTIFPDSRLLRVYWYDGARRRIHTQEQQRIAELPDVKVRLGNLNANNQQKGVDSLIRSDLESLARHRAITDAVLIGGDEDLVSAVEAAQGYGARVHLWGIEAQGGRNQAEPLLWEVDSARTFDLEFCKPYVTRRVGVEYCEQTAGEGPAPSREQVRFVGAQVAAQWLSERGREWVAGLLPGHPYLPGAVDQELLTAAEALLRHSLRNHSDLRRVLRDGFWDHVQAQY; encoded by the coding sequence ATGAACGACGTCCAGCCCACGGGCCCCACCGACCTCACCGCGCTCGCCGCCGGGATCGAGCGCACCAACGAGCTGCTCACCCGGGTGCTCGCCGAGGTCGCCACCACACCGTCCACCCACGCGGCCTTCGTGGACGCGGGCTATGTCTACGCCGCGGCGGGGCGGCTGGTCACCGGTACGGAGGACCGCAAGGCCTTCGATCTCGACGCCGAGGGGCTCATCGAGGCCTTCATCGACAAGGCCCGGACGATCTTCCCGGACAGCCGGCTGCTGCGCGTCTACTGGTACGACGGCGCCCGCCGGCGGATCCACACCCAGGAGCAGCAGCGGATCGCCGAGCTGCCCGACGTGAAGGTCAGGCTCGGCAACCTCAACGCCAACAACCAGCAGAAGGGCGTCGACTCCCTGATCCGCTCCGACCTGGAGTCGCTGGCCCGGCACCGCGCGATCACCGACGCGGTGCTCATCGGCGGCGACGAGGACCTGGTCTCCGCGGTGGAGGCCGCGCAGGGCTACGGGGCGCGAGTGCACCTGTGGGGCATCGAGGCCCAGGGCGGCCGCAATCAGGCCGAGCCGCTGCTGTGGGAGGTCGACAGCGCGCGCACCTTCGACCTGGAGTTCTGCAAGCCGTACGTCACCCGGCGGGTCGGCGTCGAGTACTGCGAGCAGACGGCCGGGGAGGGGCCCGCGCCCAGCCGCGAGCAGGTCCGCTTCGTCGGCGCGCAGGTCGCCGCGCAGTGGCTGTCGGAGCGCGGACGGGAGTGGGTGGCCGGGCTGCTGCCGGGCCACCCGTATCTGCCCGGCGCCGTCGACCAGGAACTCCTGACCGCCGCGGAGGCGCTGCTGCGGCACTCCCTGCGCAACCACTCCGACCTGCGACGGGTCCTGCGGGACGGCTTCTGGGACCACGTCCAGGCGCAGTACTGA